A genomic segment from Triticum dicoccoides isolate Atlit2015 ecotype Zavitan chromosome 1A, WEW_v2.0, whole genome shotgun sequence encodes:
- the LOC119367720 gene encoding protein LURP-one-related 5-like → MVMAEPEETPRPQRPSAGGGAVAVEPSPPAAAAPRRLTVWCKSLVFRGDGYAVFDDADGRMVFRVDNYGVGPGSMALMDHAGRVLLTVRRRQRKILSLMPETWEVYNGDVDDDSNSNDGHSEPHLMMRAIKDLGRSSCTASVLAVDEPELYRLSWSRQEEWSRIHRRSSTSDETLIAEVRRKRGGPEKATLLGKDVLSLVVQPGMDLAITMAMLMISNSYR, encoded by the exons ATGGTGATGGCGGAGCCGGAGGAGACCCCGAGACCCCAGAGGCCGTCGGCGGGCGGTGGCGCCGTTGCCGTCGAGCCGTCCCCGCCCGCGGCGGCGGCGCCTCGGCGGCTGACGGTGTGGTGCAAGTCGCTGGTGTTCCGCGGCGACGGGTACGCGGTGTTCGACGACGCGGACGGCCGGATGGTGTTCCGCGTGGACAACTACGGCGTCGGCCCGGGAAGCATGGCGCTCATGGACCACGCCGGCCGCGTCCTCCTCACCGTCCGCCGCCGCCAACGCAAG ATTCTGAGCTTGATGCCGGAGACATGGGAGGTGTACAATGGCGACGTCGACGACGACTCGAACTCGAACGACGGCCACAGTGAGCCGCACCTCATGATGAGAGCCATCAAGGACCTGGGGAGGTCCAGCTGCACCGCCTCCGTGCTTGCCGTGGACGAGCCAGAACTCTACCGCCTGAGCTGGTCCCGGCAGGAGGAGTGGTCGAGGATCCACCGTCGCAGCTCGACCAGCGACGAGACGCTCATCGCCGAGGTGCGGCGGAAACGAGGGGGGCCAGAGAAGGCGACATTGCTGGGCAAGGACGTGCTGTCGCTGGTGGTGCAGCCGGGGATGGACCTTGCCATCACCATGGCCATGCTCATGATCTCCAACTCGTACCGATGA
- the LOC119367707 gene encoding gamma-tubulin complex component 4-like, whose translation MLHELLLALLGFTGDFVLDNSSARRGPEPAEAGGAGDGDVGPAFRLAPDLTFLQPSERSAIERLISLGFYYRELNRFATESRDLSWIQSSVEVSSPNADITLKGKVRKGSAYRRAIANGIAEILSVYRSAVLQVEQNLLSDPLPILATVTHGLNKFEVLLPPLYELVTEIEQKDIKGGQLLNLLHKRCHCGVPELQSCIQRLLWHGHQVMFNQLTSWMVYGILQDQYHEFFIRRQVDRDEENESAQSDVADKFAQKLAKDTSLTSWHSGFHVSLDMLPEYIHMRVAESILFAGKAIRVLRNPSPGATLLEPTNQSQTLKGSHRMQSFTGGSGALKELPNFSNISAEELLPQAEADKVDAMLKQLKHASEFHKRLFESAVSSIRTIAANHLWQLVVVRADLNGHLKALKDYFLLAKGDFFQCFLEESRQLMRLPPRQSTAEADLIVPFQLAALKTIGDEDKYFTRVSLRMPLFGMKSSTSQKDFQKSNTSDLSLQGKASSELALDGWHSIALEYSVDWPLQLFFTPDVLSKYRKVFQYLIRLKRTQMELEKSWTAVMHQDHVDFSDYCKDRKNSSATQLRRLRTKPFWRVREHMAFLIRNLQFYIQVDVIESQWNVLQTHVQDSHDFTELVTFHQDYLSALISQSFLDIGSVSRILDSIMKLCLQFCWSIEQYETGANMFEIDHITEEFNKKSNSLYTILRSSRLAGSQRAPFLRQFLMRLNFNSFFETTARGVMNSGRLRPGTASTQL comes from the exons ATGCTGCACGAGCtcctccttgcccttctcggcttCACCGGTGACTTCGTGCTCGACAACTCCTCCGCCCGCCGCGGCCCCGAGCCGGCCGAAGCCGGTGGCGCCGGAGACGGCGACGTGGGCCCCGCCTTCCGCCTGGCGCCCGACCTCACCTTCCTCCAGCCGTCAGAGAG GAGTGCTATTGAAAGGCTCATATCTCTGGGATTTTATTACAGAGAACTGAATCGTTTTGCGACCGAGTCTCGTGATCTGAGTTGGATTCAGTCTTCTGTTGAGGTTTCATCACCTAATGCTGATATTACTCTGAAGGGCAAAGTGAGAAAAGGGAGTGCATACCGGAGGGCAATTGCCAATGGTATTGCTGAGATTTTATCAGTTTATAGGTCAGCTGTTCTGCAGGTTGAGCAAAACCTGTTGTCAGACCCATTGCCTATCCTGGCGACAGTAACCCATGGGCTAAATAAG TTTGAGGTTCTTCTGCCTCCACTTTATGAGCTTGTTACGGAAATCGAGCAGAAAGACATCAAGGGAGGACAGCTTCTTAACCTGTTACATAAAAGATGCCATTGTGGGGTTCCAGAATTGCAAAGCTGCATTCAGAG GCTGCTTTGGCATGGACACCAGGTCATGTTTAACCAGCTGACTTCTTGGATGGTTTATGGTATTCTTCAAGATCAGTACCATGAATTTTTCATCAGAAG ACAGGTTGACAGAGACGAGGAGAATGAATCGGCTCAGTCTGATGTTGCTGATAAATTTGCGCAGAAATTAGCTAAAGACACATCCCTTACTAGTTGGCACTCAGGATTTCATGTATCATTG GACATGTTGCCGGAGTATATCCACATGCGAGTTGCAGAATCAATTCTATTCGCTGGCAAAGCAATAAGGGTTCTTAGAAACCCTAGTCCTGGTGCTACATTGCTGGAACCAACCAACCAAAGTCAGACATTGAAAGGATCTCATAGAATGCAAAGCTTCACGGGGGGCTCCGGTGCTCTGAAGGAGCTGCCAAACTTCTCTAACATTAGTGCAGAAGAATTATTGCCACAGGCTGAAGCAGATAAAGTTGATGCCATGCTTAAGCAGCTAAAG CATGCTTCCGAGTTCCATAAAAGGTTGTTTGAGTCTGCTGTTAGCTCAATACGTACAATTGCAGCTaaccatctttggcag TTAGTGGTTGTACGCGCTGATCTCAATGGCCACTTGAAGGCACTTAAAGATTATTTTCTTTTGGCGAAAGGTGATTTTTTCCAG TGTTTTCTTGAGGAAAGCCGTCAATTAATGCGCTTACCACCTCGTCAATCTACAGCTGAAGCAGATCTCATTGTCCCATTTCAGTTG GCTGCGCTGAAAACTATAGGCGATGAAGACAAATACTTCACCAGGGTATCTCTAAG GATGCCACTGTTTGGTATGAAATCTAGTACATCACAGAAAGATTTTCAGAAGTCCAACACATCAGATCTTTCCTTGCAAGGAAAGGCTAGCTCAGAGTTGGCACTTGATGGTTGGCATAGTATTGCTCTGGAATATTCCGTCGATTGGCCACTACAACTCTTCTTTACTCCTGACGTTCTTTCTAA GTATCGCAAAGTTTTTCAGTATCTCATTCGGTTGAAGAGGACACAAATGGAATTGGAGAAATCCTGGACAGCTGTAATGCATCAAGATCATGTTGATTTTTCTGATTATTGCAAGGATCGGAAGAATTCCTCTGCAACACAACTGCGTCGGTTACGCACGAAGCCTTTTTGGCGAGTAAGGGAGCATATGGCTTTCTTGATCAGAAACCTACAGTTCTACATCCAG GTTGATGTAATTGAGTCACAGTGGAATGTTTTACAAACTCACGTTCAAGACTCGCATGATTTTACAGAACTAGTGACCTTTCATCAAGA CTATTTGTCGGCATTGATATCACAGTCCTTCTTGGATATAGGATCAGTTTCTAGAATACTGGACAGTATAATGAAGCTCTGCTTGCAGTTCTGCTGGAGTATCGAGCAATACGAAACAGGCGCAAACATGTTTGAGATTGATCACATAACTGAG GAGTTCAACAAGAAATCAAATTCGCTGTACACTATCCTAAGGAGTAGTCGACTTGCGGGAAGTCAGAGAGCACCTTTCCTGAGGCAGTTTCTGATGAGACTGAACTTTAACTCTTTCTTTGAG ACAACTGCGAGGGGTGTGATGAATTCAGGCAGGCTGCGGCCAGGCACAGCGAGTACCCAGCTGTAA